The Hyphomicrobiales bacterium nucleotide sequence CACCAAGATAAGCGCCAATGTTGCAACCATAGGCAAGCCGCGCGCCATAGCCCATCAAGAGGCCACCCAGTATGGCGGTAGCGAGATCCTTCGGTTTTATTTTGAGAGTAGGCTGCCATTTTCCAGCAAGGCCAGCGGCCACCATAGCGCCAAAAATTATGCCAAAATTCATCACGGATGTGGCATTGGCAAAAACGCTGCGCTCTAGTGTTTTGACACTCCACGCAGGCCAATCTTGAACAGGAATTCCAACGGAATAAAACATCTTCGCGCCCCAAAAGGCAAAGCCGGATGTGATGCCCCATGGACGATGTAAGACGAGTAGGGTGCCGAGAGAAACAATCACGAGCGCTAACGCACCCAGAAGCTTTGACCATTTTCCAGTCAGAAAACTTTCAGTTTTTCCAAAGCCTTCCAATTCGCCCCATGTGCGCTTCTCAAGCCAGATACTCAAGAGATAAATCGATCCCAGTATTGCGAGGAAAATAGCGATTGCTGTTGGTGCGCCAAATTCGCTGACAAAAGAAAATCCTTGAAAACGGGGCATGCTATGCCAGAAACTTAGATGATGGGTGGCGATGACTGATCCCATTATGAAGAAGAAGAGTGTCACCATCATCCGGCTTGAGCCGCCGCCTGATGTGAACAAAGTGCCAGAGGCGCAGCCGCCGCCG carries:
- a CDS encoding YeeE/YedE family protein; its protein translation is MANIADTGGMGALPLVPKKQNSIIIVGVLGLILVAWLAVDHGTINRGGAVLIGGFAGFALYHASFGFTAAWRRIVVERRGNGLRAQMILIGLTICISFLLLDYGKSINLPWFGGEVWNLRTNGFVNPWGVGSAVGAFMFGFGMMFGGGCASGTLFTSGGGSSRMMVTLFFFIMGSVIATHHLSFWHSMPRFQGFSFVSEFGAPTAIAIFLAILGSIYLLSIWLEKRTWGELEGFGKTESFLTGKWSKLLGALALVIVSLGTLLVLHRPWGITSGFAFWGAKMFYSVGIPVQDWPAWSVKTLERSVFANATSVMNFGIIFGAMVAAGLAGKWQPTLKIKPKDLATAILGGLLMGYGARLAYGCNIGAYLGGLVSGSMHGWWWLIFGFAGSVLGIRTKMRFNL